Below is a window of Musa acuminata AAA Group cultivar baxijiao chromosome BXJ3-11, Cavendish_Baxijiao_AAA, whole genome shotgun sequence DNA.
tgaattaatgATTTCAACTTAATTAGTTAATCATTGCATGAAGCCGAATCacttttttttgccttttttacAACGAATTGTCCTTAAAAGAGGAAAGTAAGATGTTATTTTTTTTGGTTAGATGTTGGCTATATTGGCTTTAGAGTAATTACTGAGTGAAGATGGAAAGAATACCATTTCCGTGACAAGACATTCTGTTGAGCAAggataaaaaaaaagaggagatgaTGATATTGCTTCTTGTCAATATTTAGATTTCCTAGAAGAGTGGTCTTCTATGCCTACCAAAGAGGAAATCTAAATATGCTGAGTAGAATTGCAGTGTGTTTTGTCCAACTGCAGTTTGGATTGTGGTCTTCCTCCAGTGTAGTCGTTCACGAGGACTCCTACCTCGAAATCCCAGCAAACTTGTTCTTTTCTAGACCTTTCTTCAAAGATTTAACTCTGGAAATTGAAGTGGaaatagaggaaggagaagagaaagagatcaCCGAAGAGGGTGGCTATCACTCGAGCCGCAGAGGAACAACATAGGTTGCGTTCATGGAAGATGAGGAAGCTCACCGAATTGTTTTGGATTGGAGAACAACCTCATTCCGGCGCCATGGTAATCAGCATAGTAGATGTTCGCTTCCGGATGAGCTCTCTTGAGCTTGTTCAGCTCATCCTGCAGCTTGCTGCCGTAATACTGCGAGAAGTCGTTCAACCATTTGATGCATCCGTTTGCATCGTAGTAACCAGGATCTGATCTCTTATACTTTGACAGCCACGCCGGAATGCAGCCAATCGGTAGGTTTCCGGGAACGATGAAGTTCTTGGCGCCGAGCTCGATTAAAGTCTTGCGTTCAAAACATGAAGTGAAAAAGATGGAAGAAATTAAAGCTTCCTCAACAACAAGCGTTCACCGTGTTATTACACTTACAGTGATACCGGAGCTGATCGTTCGGACCACACCGGGAACAAATGCATTTTTTATGTTCTCTATCGGCTTGTTCTGGGACAACGCCGCGTTGAAGTCATTGCCTCCGATCTCTCCCATCATGAACAGCGAGTTGCCCAAGAACGTGCGATCTGGCAATCCAAGAATCGACGActgtcaatctctctctctctctctctctctctctctctctctctctctctctctctctctctctctctctctctctctctctctctcatcggaAGCTAAGATAGATGACACTTTCAGTCGGTGAAATCTTACCCGCAAGGGATGGCACGGATTTAAGCAGATCCTTGAACCAGCCAATCTGGACGAACAAGGACCTGTCCATAAAGCTAGTAACATTAAGTCCAAGACCGGCCAAGGCTTTCCGGTCCTGCGCCGTGGCCCCTCCGAAGGCGAAGTTGGCTCCACGTGAGAAAGTTCCTCCTCCACGATACGGCGGCACCAGCGGCAGCCCAAGTGCTTGTGCTGCAAGTATCGCCACCGGCATCCTAGACCATGTCAGGAACAAGAACAAAGAGAGGAGTGCGTCGAGTTTCTAAAGGAAGCGACCACAGACCGATGAAGTCGATGATCAGACGGCCATCGCTGTAGCGGCCCGTCGCCTTATGAAAGTAGGTGATGCCCCATGGATGCTTGCTGATGGTGGTGTTGGCAAAGGTGTTGATGAAGTTTCCGGTGTCCTGCAGCGAGTCGCCGAAGCTGAAGATGGCCGGGAAGCAGGCGCGTCCATGGTGGACGCTCAGAAGACACAGGAATGCCGTGACGAGGAGAAGATTGGCGTTGAAGGCCATTGTAGCGTGTAACCAGATGTCTTAGTCCTCGACCTAGTGATCCGTATATAAATTGTCGAGTACCAAAGGCCATTGTTggaaacctgttaaagcgaaaTATTTTCCTTATTTAtaaatcaaaatgggttccttttTATGGATTCCTCTTTATGGATTCTCCATTTAAAATTTGGATCGAAAACGTTTGATAGATCATCAAACAGAAAACTTAGAAACCTaatttttctctctttatttctttctcctcttcccttcgccAATACACCCGCTGCCATATGATCTCTTTCCTcgccttcttttttctctttttaatttcttttggaTTCAAACGGCTcagtttgtccaagcccacatatgggctggacccaacattaGTCCTCGACCTAGTGATCCGTGTATAAACCGTCGAGTACCAAAGTTTCTGCAGAATTTGGCAAGATCACCGTTGGCTTTATGCATGCATCCCTCATTTCATTCCTCACAATGCATGAGCTAGTTCCTTGTACCAGCAATAGAATATTGGTTTAATTGGCAAATCTGTCATTCTTCAATATTAGTTAAAGCCTCCTACAATTAGGTTACCACGGGAAATCATTTTTGTGTTGGTTCAATTGGCAAAGCCGTCAttgatccaatttttttttaattatttttttttgtgtgtggatTTTATCCAAAAACAGTAAATTATTAATTACTTAGGTAATGTCAGGGCTAAGTATCATTTTGGTTTACATTGTACTGGGAATTATAATCCAATCAAGTTTGGAAGGGGTTAAAAAGGCAATATGCTGAGACTGAAACTTATTATCTTCAAAATCACAAACCAACTTATATAtgcaaactttttttttcttcttttttttcaattAGCCTTTTTCTTTTCCATTTATTTTTGTAAATAAATATATTGACTGTTTTACACCCTGAACAACAAAGATCTCTTTTTTAAGCCCAAAACCATATCTTTTGAATCGCCTGTTCAACTTTATTTACTCCATCCAATATGATCCGCGAGGGGTTTAACCTAATTGAGGAAAGATATGGGTTACTCTCCACAGGAGGTGGCTGGTGCTGAGCTCAATAAAGACCTCCATCTCCTTTTCTTCTTATCCTTCTTCTTCTATtatatttatctattattttattcttattttccATCCTTCTCTTTTGTCCTTGTTATGGTGTCTTTAAAGAGTTGGGTTTTTGTGTTAGAGCATTGAATCAAAAAGATAAAAACCCTTCACTAAGTATATTATTGTTTTAGTTAGTTGTTGATCATTTCATAATTGTTTAGAGGTTAAAATCTTTCTGGGTTTTTATAAAGAGAATGCTATTTAAATATCTTATTTGACCTAAACACTCTTTTTAATATTATGTTAGCTTATGATATGGTTCATTGTTTTTCTCCCTTTGTAAAACCTTTATCGTCTATAACTCATTTTATCGTTATATTGGTTCATATATTTCTATAGTTTGCCAAAATAAGTAGAATTTAGAAATAATTTTCACAAGTCCATGTGTTTCATAGATGTTCTGCATAAATTTTGAAGAATATTCAGTTCCACTGTTTTCTGACATGGTTATACTATTGTTTGCTTccttctaaaaaatatatataattttttttaaatatattaattttcattcatgttttatctaaaaaaaaactttcaaactTGCATGAGACCTTAGTAGGGCATTTTCACTTAAATCAATCCCGAAATgctacggacaaacttctaaatagaatgtttgatgtaatgcttatgtatgtccgtgtcttttggtatgttcatactttgcctagcatATAGAGGGACAGCTGAAGACTTAATAGTCtcgttttagttgggtttggtggccgctttaagcttgtaaataaggGTTATgtaatgtggacacttgtgagagattttcggtctgtaatggactattttgatcatttgttgtgcaactgttcagagcttgtaaagtctgtttataatttgcattgtctatgaagtgtttcctggaatgtttgcttgtggatcccgagtgaggcattttctctaacccgttttctcttttgtgggtcctaagggaccatgggaggctttaaggaggttgacctttgcggacggacacgcaagggtatcgcacgacttaggcaaaactagctaagtctataatagatggtatcagagtgggacaagcactcatagaaacacttagcatgcaaacgtgggggacctagcggggctgcgttgagagcagtcagcacacgcgcgaccatttgggggaaaaccggcatggagatgtagggaaaaggagtcgctcgaaggagcgAGCATATaagattagcattcagaggaatgactaacccttcgtgcaagagacaccacgagaacaggcaagcttggaagaatgcggagcgcacaaaggttgggatgggtgagcttgagctacggctcaacgttgacaactatacttgatggtactcaaggcaagcgaggtgcttggtaaaggatgagaccatgcaaagtggaatgagttgctcagcgaccgtaagagttgtgcaaagctcgcagaggtaaggggaattgctaactcaaagaatttgatactcatacatgggcttgtatgcggacaatggaatgttcgcggccatcccaaggcgaccgaaacttggtgccatggagcattgaaactttctcttcggcatgtgaaggatacatctgtaggaggctgaagtgtgtaacgagttcagcatattgctaggcctcgagtggtgcagcgggtgctgtattgacatggaatcgcaatc
It encodes the following:
- the LOC135652973 gene encoding GDSL esterase/lipase At1g28590-like gives rise to the protein MPVAILAAQALGLPLVPPYRGGGTFSRGANFAFGGATAQDRKALAGLGLNVTSFMDRSLFVQIGWFKDLLKSVPSLADRTFLGNSLFMMGEIGGNDFNAALSQNKPIENIKNAFVPGVVRTISSGITTLIELGAKNFIVPGNLPIGCIPAWLSKYKRSDPGYYDANGCIKWLNDFSQYYGSKLQDELNKLKRAHPEANIYYADYHGAGMRLFSNPKQFGIAERFVACCGGNGHGCDETGPVCSNPSTFASWEGFHPTEAFYHAVSDGLISGPFAIPLLKQTCSKHAQKRAYTLHY